In Spartinivicinus poritis, a genomic segment contains:
- a CDS encoding pilin codes for MKTIRQQQGFTLIELMIVVAIIGILAAVAIPAYQDYTIRARSSEVLVIAGKDKSSISETFLSTSKMPKTATGGGISLNTKQSPYITKIEYNQGSDTRATITYTLNSTLGGSDTKGDTLIFTGVGTVGQGVTWSCTAGTLDPKFRPANCRE; via the coding sequence ATGAAAACCATAAGGCAACAACAGGGTTTTACCCTTATCGAATTAATGATAGTAGTCGCTATTATTGGCATACTAGCAGCGGTAGCGATACCGGCTTACCAGGACTATACCATTAGGGCGAGAAGCTCGGAGGTATTGGTTATTGCAGGTAAAGATAAGTCAAGTATTTCGGAAACATTTCTATCAACGTCAAAAATGCCTAAGACTGCAACAGGCGGTGGTATAAGTCTAAACACTAAACAAAGCCCTTATATTACTAAAATTGAATATAACCAGGGATCAGATACTAGAGCTACCATTACTTATACACTAAACTCAACTTTAGGAGGGTCTGATACAAAAGGTGATACTCTCATTTTTACGGGAGTTGGTACAGTTGGTCAAGGGGTTACTTGGAGTTGTACTGCTGGTACATTAGACCCGAAATTCAGACCTGCTAATTGCCGTGAATAA
- a CDS encoding prepilin peptidase, with the protein MNIIDYLASSPAAFILVSLIFGLIVGSFLNVVILRLPIMMNREWNTGCCEFLKLPPPTMEPTKFNLIFPHSHCPTCQTPVKAWQNIPIVSYILLKGKCANCKSSISIRYPIIEFVSGLLTVAAAYYYGFSLQMLAASSLFFAMIVLTMIDLDEQLLPDSITLPFLWLGLALNYFNIFTDLGSAVWGAIAGYLSLWSVYWAFKLLTKKEGMGHGDFKLLACFGAWLGWQMLPVIILLSSFVGALVGITMIGLGLKERNSKIPFGPYLAIAGIIACLWGEALLNNYLQIAKFHGV; encoded by the coding sequence ATGAATATTATCGATTACTTAGCCAGTAGTCCTGCGGCTTTTATTTTAGTTTCACTTATTTTTGGTCTGATTGTTGGCAGCTTTTTAAATGTGGTTATTTTACGGCTACCAATCATGATGAATCGAGAATGGAATACTGGGTGTTGTGAATTTCTTAAGCTACCACCCCCTACTATGGAGCCCACTAAGTTTAATTTAATATTTCCTCATTCTCACTGCCCAACGTGTCAAACCCCTGTTAAAGCCTGGCAAAACATACCCATTGTGAGTTACATTCTATTAAAAGGAAAATGCGCCAACTGTAAGTCCTCCATCTCAATTCGCTACCCTATTATTGAGTTTGTCTCTGGATTATTGACTGTTGCAGCTGCCTATTATTACGGTTTTAGTTTGCAAATGCTGGCAGCGAGCAGTTTATTTTTTGCCATGATTGTACTCACAATGATTGATTTAGATGAGCAATTATTACCCGACAGTATCACCCTACCTTTTTTATGGCTTGGCCTGGCTTTAAACTATTTTAACATTTTCACAGACCTTGGCAGTGCAGTTTGGGGAGCTATTGCTGGATATTTATCATTATGGAGTGTTTACTGGGCTTTCAAATTATTAACTAAAAAAGAAGGTATGGGGCATGGGGATTTTAAGTTATTAGCTTGCTTTGGTGCCTGGCTTGGTTGGCAAATGTTGCCTGTTATTATCCTACTGTCTTCATTTGTGGGAGCTTTGGTAGGTATTACTATGATTGGTTTAGGCCTTAAAGAGCGCAATAGCAAAATCCCCTTTGGCCCTTACTTAGCCATTGCAGGTATTATTGCTTGTTTATGGGGTGAAGCCCTACTTAATAACTACCTACAAATCGCAAAATTCCATGGCGTATAA
- a CDS encoding glycosyltransferase family 2 protein: MNKLSIVIPCKDDGSKLELLLEKIIEQKINAEILVVNDGSKDNTSGICAKYNVKEVTHPYNKGNGASIKSGANSASGDILVFMDADNQHDPKYIKQMLEKLESGYDMIIAARDYASHENFFRLVANKFYNSFSSYVVGNKVKDLTSGFRVVDAAKFREFINILPNGFSYPTTITMAFYRAGYSVGFMPVKFNKRNSASHIKPLSDGIRFLLIIFKVGTLYSPLKVFFPVGIFHVITGFFYYLYTFVLYERFTNMSALLISNGLIIFLIGLVAEQITALMYMKKNR, encoded by the coding sequence ATGAATAAATTGAGCATAGTTATACCATGCAAGGATGATGGCTCTAAACTAGAGCTTCTTTTAGAAAAAATAATAGAGCAAAAAATTAATGCTGAAATTTTGGTTGTTAATGATGGATCGAAGGACAATACTAGTGGCATATGTGCTAAATATAATGTGAAGGAAGTTACTCATCCTTATAATAAAGGAAATGGCGCATCTATTAAATCTGGAGCAAATAGCGCAAGTGGGGATATTTTGGTTTTTATGGACGCAGATAACCAGCATGATCCTAAGTATATAAAGCAAATGTTAGAGAAGTTAGAAAGTGGTTATGATATGATTATTGCTGCGAGGGATTATGCTTCACACGAAAATTTTTTCAGGCTTGTAGCAAATAAGTTTTATAATAGTTTTTCTAGTTATGTCGTAGGCAATAAAGTAAAAGATTTAACCTCAGGGTTTAGAGTGGTTGATGCTGCAAAATTTAGAGAATTTATAAATATTTTACCTAATGGCTTTTCATACCCAACAACCATTACAATGGCATTCTATCGAGCTGGTTATTCAGTTGGTTTCATGCCAGTTAAATTCAATAAAAGAAATAGTGCAAGTCATATTAAGCCGTTGAGTGATGGTATTCGTTTCTTGCTGATAATTTTTAAAGTAGGTACGTTGTACTCACCATTGAAAGTTTTTTTTCCAGTAGGTATTTTTCATGTGATAACAGGTTTTTTTTATTATTTATATACGTTTGTTTTATATGAGAGGTTTACGAATATGAGTGCACTATTAATAAGTAATGGGTTAATTATTTTTTTAATAGGTTTGGTTGCTGAACAAATTACAGCTTTAATGTATATGAAAAAAAACAGGTGA
- the pilB gene encoding type IV-A pilus assembly ATPase PilB yields the protein MILTGLAKRLVDDNLLSHDQASQAYQEASKQKIPFVTHLVQADLVQSKDIARLAAEEFGSPLMDMDCFDFEQAPKELVNEKLIRKHHILPLLKRGNRLFIAVSDPTNLNALDEIRFNTGLNIDSVLVEENKLSAAIEKFLESADDALSDLADEDLDALEISAGEEEQEAAGGDEADDAPVVRFVNKMLLSAIKGGSSDLHFEPYEKSYRVRFRTDGVLHETARPPITLAPRISSRLKIMSAMDISERRKPQDGRIKMKLSKSKAIDFRVNTCPTLWGEKIVLRILDPTSAQMGIDSLGYEEEQKDMYMEALHQPQGMILVTGPTGSGKTVSLYTGLNILNTVERNISTAEDPVEINLEGINQVNVNPKQGMDFAQALRAFLRQDPDIIMVGEIRDLETASIAIKAAQTGHMVMSTLHTNSAAETLTRLLNMGVPAFNLATTVNLIIAQRLARRLCSNCKVKMDIPKTALLHEGYTEEQAQTAILYSPSAKGCDKCNNGYKGRVGIYEVVRITQGLSKIIMEEGNSIQIAEQAKKEGFNDLRTSGLLKALQGVTSLEEVNRVTKD from the coding sequence ATGATTCTAACGGGACTTGCTAAACGTTTAGTTGATGATAATCTGCTCAGCCATGACCAGGCGAGCCAAGCCTATCAAGAAGCCTCTAAGCAAAAAATTCCTTTTGTCACCCACTTGGTACAGGCTGATCTCGTTCAATCGAAGGATATTGCCCGACTTGCAGCAGAAGAGTTTGGCTCGCCTTTAATGGATATGGACTGCTTCGATTTCGAGCAAGCTCCTAAAGAGTTGGTCAATGAAAAGCTGATCAGAAAACACCATATTCTTCCGTTACTTAAACGAGGTAATCGATTATTCATCGCAGTTTCTGACCCCACCAACCTCAACGCTTTAGATGAAATCCGCTTTAATACTGGGTTAAATATCGACTCTGTATTAGTTGAAGAAAATAAGCTCTCTGCAGCTATCGAAAAGTTTCTTGAAAGCGCTGATGATGCCTTAAGTGATTTAGCAGACGAAGACCTGGATGCTCTTGAAATATCTGCTGGTGAAGAAGAACAAGAAGCTGCTGGTGGTGATGAAGCAGATGATGCGCCTGTCGTTCGCTTTGTTAATAAAATGCTACTCAGTGCTATTAAAGGTGGGTCTTCAGACCTCCACTTTGAGCCCTATGAAAAGAGTTACCGGGTAAGGTTCAGGACAGATGGTGTACTACATGAAACCGCGAGGCCACCTATTACTTTAGCCCCTCGCATTTCTTCCCGGTTAAAAATTATGTCTGCGATGGATATTTCTGAGCGGCGCAAGCCTCAGGATGGCCGGATTAAAATGAAGTTGTCCAAGTCAAAAGCCATCGACTTTCGGGTCAATACTTGTCCAACGTTGTGGGGTGAAAAAATTGTATTAAGGATTCTTGACCCAACCAGTGCTCAAATGGGAATTGATAGCCTGGGTTACGAAGAAGAACAAAAAGACATGTATATGGAAGCCTTACATCAACCGCAAGGCATGATTTTAGTGACTGGACCAACAGGGAGTGGCAAAACCGTTTCATTGTACACTGGGCTTAATATTCTCAACACTGTCGAGCGCAACATATCTACTGCTGAAGACCCTGTAGAGATTAACTTGGAAGGCATTAACCAGGTTAACGTCAACCCAAAGCAAGGTATGGACTTTGCTCAGGCCCTGCGAGCATTCTTACGACAGGATCCAGATATTATCATGGTCGGTGAGATCCGGGACCTGGAAACTGCCAGTATTGCTATCAAAGCAGCACAAACCGGCCACATGGTAATGTCCACGCTACATACCAATAGTGCTGCTGAAACCCTAACCCGATTGTTAAACATGGGGGTACCAGCTTTTAACTTAGCCACAACAGTCAACTTAATTATTGCCCAACGCTTAGCAAGACGCTTATGTAGTAACTGCAAGGTTAAAATGGATATTCCTAAAACAGCCCTTCTTCATGAAGGATATACTGAAGAACAAGCACAAACTGCAATACTATATAGCCCTAGTGCTAAAGGTTGTGATAAGTGTAACAATGGTTATAAAGGGCGTGTGGGTATTTATGAAGTAGTTAGAATTACTCAAGGGCTTTCTAAAATCATCATGGAAGAAGGTAACTCAATTCAAATTGCCGAACAAGCTAAAAAAGAAGGCTTCAATGACTTACGCACTTCAGGCTTATTAAAAGCCCTACAAGGTGTCACTAGCCTGGAAGAAGTGAATCGAGTGACTAAAGACTAG
- a CDS encoding type II secretion system F family protein, with product MATKAVKPSAFVWEGKDKKGRKTKGEIQGASIAMVKAELRKQGINPTKVKKKAISFAGKGKKIKPMDIAVFTRQLATMMKAGVPLIQSFEITADGCENTTMRDLVNDVKNDVAGGTSLAEALSKRPKYFDDLYCSLVASGEQSGALESLLDRIATYKEKTESLKAKIKKAMTYPIAVVVVAVIVTAILLIKVVPQFQEVFQGFGADLPAFTLFVIQISEFLQAYWLYFLAGIGVLIFASSKALEKSRGLRDSRDRLVLKIPIIGDIIDKSAVARYARTLSTTFAAGVPLVDALDSVAGAAGNVVYYDAARQIKEDISSGQQLQFAMKNTAVFPNLAVQMVGIGEESGALDDMLDKVASHYEEEVDNMVDNLTSLMEPLIMSVLGVLVGGLIVAMYLPIFQLGQVV from the coding sequence ATGGCTACAAAAGCAGTTAAACCCAGCGCTTTCGTCTGGGAAGGCAAAGATAAGAAAGGTCGAAAAACCAAAGGGGAAATCCAGGGCGCCAGCATTGCCATGGTGAAGGCAGAGCTGCGTAAGCAGGGGATCAACCCAACTAAGGTTAAGAAAAAAGCAATCAGTTTTGCTGGTAAAGGCAAAAAGATCAAGCCAATGGATATTGCGGTTTTTACCCGTCAGCTGGCCACTATGATGAAAGCGGGTGTGCCGTTGATTCAGTCTTTTGAAATTACTGCTGATGGTTGTGAAAATACCACTATGCGAGACCTGGTAAATGATGTCAAAAATGATGTGGCAGGGGGTACCAGCTTAGCTGAAGCCTTAAGCAAACGCCCCAAGTACTTTGATGACTTATATTGCAGTCTAGTGGCTTCTGGCGAGCAGTCTGGTGCCTTGGAAAGCTTGTTAGATAGAATTGCTACTTACAAAGAGAAAACTGAGTCGTTAAAAGCCAAAATCAAAAAAGCCATGACCTATCCCATTGCTGTAGTCGTTGTAGCAGTGATTGTCACGGCTATTCTATTAATTAAAGTGGTCCCCCAATTCCAAGAGGTTTTCCAAGGATTTGGTGCTGACTTACCTGCTTTTACCTTATTTGTAATTCAAATATCAGAATTTTTACAAGCCTATTGGCTGTACTTTTTAGCGGGTATTGGTGTGCTTATCTTTGCATCCAGTAAAGCGCTGGAAAAATCGAGAGGATTACGTGATAGCAGGGATCGGCTTGTACTGAAAATACCCATTATTGGTGATATTATCGACAAATCAGCTGTTGCCCGTTACGCAAGAACCCTCTCTACCACTTTTGCGGCAGGTGTACCATTAGTGGATGCCCTTGACTCTGTGGCTGGTGCTGCAGGTAATGTAGTTTACTATGATGCGGCTAGACAAATTAAAGAAGATATCTCCTCCGGTCAACAATTACAGTTTGCCATGAAAAACACGGCAGTATTCCCTAATTTAGCCGTCCAAATGGTAGGAATTGGCGAAGAGTCTGGAGCCCTTGATGACATGCTAGATAAAGTGGCAAGCCATTATGAAGAAGAAGTGGATAATATGGTTGATAACCTCACCAGCTTGATGGAGCCATTGATTATGTCTGTATTAGGTGTATTAGTAGGTGGCCTGATTGTGGCCATGTACTTACCTATTTTCCAACTGGGTCAGGTTGTATAA
- a CDS encoding class I SAM-dependent methyltransferase has protein sequence MKFSNGIAAFFNWCLNELLPPIIRDNKYIFSPIYYILFKEKYKYFLEFRDNFFNFSEKEITDYYRVTEDCDLKAKSDTSDEVLRELQSLIIGNNVLDVGCGSGIISEYVDGKIDYLCCDIARCFKKKYKFCYCTANNLSFKDKRISTIVCSHVLEHLINPIDAIKEFRRVASERIIIILPRERPYKFGFNLHTHFFPYRYNIELLLKSENKYEIKKIKNEWIYIEDLA, from the coding sequence TTGAAATTTTCAAATGGCATAGCTGCTTTTTTTAATTGGTGCTTGAATGAGTTGTTACCTCCAATAATTCGTGACAATAAATACATATTCTCTCCTATATATTATATACTTTTTAAAGAAAAATATAAATATTTTTTAGAGTTTAGAGATAATTTTTTTAATTTTAGTGAAAAAGAGATTACAGATTACTACAGAGTTACGGAAGACTGTGATTTAAAAGCTAAATCAGACACAAGCGATGAGGTATTGAGAGAGCTACAAAGTCTAATAATTGGTAATAATGTTCTTGATGTAGGATGTGGCTCCGGTATTATATCGGAATATGTAGATGGAAAAATTGACTATCTATGCTGTGATATTGCAAGATGTTTTAAAAAAAAATATAAGTTTTGCTATTGTACAGCAAATAATTTGTCATTTAAAGATAAACGTATTAGTACAATTGTTTGTTCTCATGTTTTGGAGCACTTGATAAACCCTATAGATGCGATAAAAGAATTTAGGAGGGTTGCGAGTGAAAGAATTATTATTATTTTACCAAGAGAGAGGCCATATAAGTTTGGTTTTAATCTGCATACACATTTCTTTCCATATCGTTATAATATTGAGTTACTCCTAAAGTCTGAAAATAAATACGAAATAAAAAAAATTAAAAACGAATGGATTTATATTGAGGATTTAGCTTAG